A window from Salminus brasiliensis chromosome 7, fSalBra1.hap2, whole genome shotgun sequence encodes these proteins:
- the rbm26 gene encoding RNA-binding protein 26 isoform X1 translates to MIIENLDALKTWLSKTLEPICDADPSALAKYVVALVKKDKSEKELKALCIDQLDVFLQKETQLFVDKLFEAVNTKSYLPQPEQPSSASRTDNHQRAEKDEPKKEEQPSRDEERDKKFSRRVNHSPQPSSRYSRDSRRGDERKKDDRSRKREYDRNLPRRDSYRDRYNRRRGRSRSYSRSRSRSWSKDRARDRDRDRERDRDRERDRDRERSRTRSRSRSRTRSRERDPGKSKYEHDRTERQEGGTNESYTTTPLATGPTSTHFPVPALSSTITVIAPTHHGNSTTESWSDFHQDHHGPYGRAAPPPRKRCRDYDEKGFCMRGDMCPFDHGSDPVVVEDVNLPSILPFPAPPLPVVDGPPPPGLPPPPSLLTPPPVNLRPPVPPPGTMPPSLPPVAGPPPPLPALQPSGMDGPPNSITSSVPTIVTSGVRPPLPQPPPHLVTSGGRPLLPQPPPALYTSDSFESDVYNPEAPSMNSRPMYRHRVNVQRPNLIGLTMGEVDMAPREKMLNSSSARIVLESDSRKRGAGPHDGIPSKKPWFDKHNFNKPNHHGYHKKVPFSLPNTKLAIRQIPPELNNISRLNEHFSKFGTIVNLQVAYNNNPEGALIQFASPEEAKRAIQSTEAVLNNRFIKVHWHREDEPPPLPAHSVSPMSVQHPQQPAATTLKQSVKDRLGPLPSGNTEPLPDPSSPSQSSQNAAKSSVKERLGFSKPATSAGKVFSTSTGLTKTFYNPAALKTGQKGAPFGTSISSEDALRKKQEALKLQQDVRKKKQEILEKHIETQKLLISKLEKNKCMKPEDKAQIMQTLTTLTNSISKLQEEIKGISSTNTLQTCIKTKAQAQKELLDTELDLYKKTQAGEDTAQLKLRYTQLQLEAAKRGLLTPGRGRGAHTRGRGALRGRGRGIRGRVRGVPTHAVVDHRPRALEISGFTEADRVDLLPHFAQYGEIEDCQIEDSSLSAIITYRTRAEAEQAAVHGIRLNNQDLRLAWHKPTISLSAADTEEAEPEEEEFQEDSLVDDALLQDDDEEEEDNESRSWRR, encoded by the exons ATGATCATTGAAAACCTCGATGCCTTGAAGACGTGGCTTTCCAAGACCCTCGAACCCAT ATGTGATGCTGACCCATCCGCCCTTGCTAAATATGTGGTTGCATTGGTGAAGAAAGACAAGTCTGAGAAAGAGCTGAAAGCACTATGCATAGACCAGTTGGATGTATTCCTCCAAAAAG AGACCCAGTTGTTTGTGGATAAACTTTTTGAAGCTGTGAACACAAAGAGTTACCTACCTCAGCCTGAGCAGCCCAGCTCCGCCAGCCGAACGGACAACCACCAACGGGCTGAAAAAGACGAGCCGAAGAAAGAGGAG CAGCCCAGCAGAGATGAGGAGCGGGATAAGAAGTTCTCCAGGAGAGTGAACCATAGCCCTCAGCCTAGCTCTCGCTACAGCAGAGACAgcag GAGGGGGGACGAGCGTAAGAAGGATGACCGCTCTAGAAAGAGGGAGTATGACAGGAATCTGCCCCGACGGGACTCGTACCGGGACCGCTACAACCGCCGGCGTGGGCGTAGCCGAAGTTACAGCCGGAGTCGCAGTCGCAGCTGGAGCAAAGACCGTGCGCGCGACCgggacagggacagagagcgCGACCGGGACAGAGAACGGGACAGAGACCGAGAACGGAGTAGGACACGATCACGCAGCAGGTCCAGAACCCGAAGCAGAG AAAGGGATCCTGGGAAGTCCAAGTATGAACACGATCGTACTGAGCGCCAGGAAGGCGGCACCAACGAGAGTTACACGACCACACCCCTTGCCACAGGCCCAACCTCTACACACTTCCCTGTCCCTGCACTCAGCAGCACCATCACAGTCATTGCCCCGACTCATCATGGCAACAGCACCACTGAGAGCTGGTCTGACTTCCATCAGGACCACCACGGACCCTATGGGAGAGCGGCCCCTCCCCCACGCAAACGTTGTCGTGACTATGACG AGAAAGGTTTCTGCATGCGGGGGGACATGTGCCCCTTTGACCACGGCAGTGACCCTGTGGTAGTGGAGGACGTAAACCTGCCTAGCATCCTTCCCTTTCCGGCACCGCCCCTTCCTGTGGTGGACGGCCCACCTCCTCCTGGTCTCCCGCCCCCACCCTCTCTCCTCACGCCCCCACCGGTTAACCTGCGGCCTCCCGTGCCCCCGCCCGGCACCATGCCCCCCAGCCTCCCACCTGTGGCAG gtcctcctcctccactccctGCGCTGCAGCCATCAGGGATGGACGGTCCTCCAAACTCAATCACCAGCTCCGTTCCCACCATAGTCACGTCAGGGGTCCGCCCTCCACTCCCGCAGCCCCCACCACACCTTGTCACATCTGGAGGGCGCCCTCTACTTCCCCAGCCCCCTCCAGCCCTCTACACCTCGG ATTCATTTGAATCGGACGTGTACAACCCAGAGGCTCCCAGTATGAACTCCAGACCCATGTACAGACACCGGGTCAACGTTCAGCGGCCCAATCTCATCGGCCTCACCATGGGGGAGGTGGACATGGCCCCGCGAG AGAAAATGCTGAACAGCAGTAGCGCACGGATTGTTCTGGAATCCGACTCCAGGAAAAGAGGGGCGGGACCACATGATGGTATTCCTTCAAAGAAACCTTGGTTTGATAA ACACAACTTCAACAAACCCAACCATCATGGCTACCATAAGAAAGTGCCGTTCTCTTTGCCAAATACTAAACTGGCCATTCGGCAAATTCCCCCGGAACTCAACAACATCAGCAGACTCAATGAGCACTTCAGCAAGTTTGGCACCATAGTCAACCTCCAG GTTGCCTATAACAACAACCCAGAGGGGGCGCTGATCCAGTTTGCTTCTCCAGAGGAGGCGAAGCGAGCCATTCAGAGCACAGAAGCTGTTCTGAACAACCGCTTCATTAAAGTCCACTGGCACAGGGAGGATGAACCACCACCCTTACCTGCGCATAGTGTTTCACCTATG agtgtgCAGCATCCCCAGCAACCTGCAGCCACCACACTGAAACAGTCCGTGAAGGACAGGCTCGGCCCACTGCCCTCTGGAAATACAGAACCCCTGCCGGACCCCAGCTCACCCTCACAG TCTTCACAGAATGCAGCCAAATCATCTGTGAAGGAACGCCTGGGCTTTTCTAAACCAGCGACCTCTGCAGGAAAG GTCTTCTCCACCTCAACTGGACTTACTAAGACATTCTATAACCCAGCAGCACTGAAGACAGGCCAGAAAGGAGCACCTTTTGGGACATCCATTAGCTCGGAGGATGCACTAAGGAAGAAACAG GAGGCGCTGAAGCTTCAGCAGGATGTGAGGAAGAAGAAGCAGGAGATTCTGGAGAAGCACATTGAGACTCAGAAA ttACTGATCTCCAAGCTGGAGAAGAATAAGTGTATGAAGCCAGAGGATAAAGCCCAGATCATGCAGACGTTGACCACGCTCACAAACAGCATCAGCAAACTACAGGAGGAGATTAAAGGCATCTCCAGCACCAACACATTGCAGACCTGCATCAAAACCAAGGCCCAG GCTCAGAAGGAGCTGCTGGACACTGAGCTGGACCTGTACAAGAAAACGCAGGCTGGAGAGGACACAGCTCAGCTCAAACTCCGATACACCCAGCTGCAGCTCGAG GCGGCCAAAAGGGGTCTCCTCACCCCAGGACGTGGGAGGGGGGCCCACACTAGGGGCAGAGGAGCCCTCAGGGGGCGAGGACGTGGCATTAGGGGCAGAGTGAGGGGGGTGCCCACCCACGCTGTGGTAGACCACCGGCCCAGAGCACTGGAGATCAGCGGTTTTACTGAGGCAGACCGTGTCGACCTGCTGCCACACTTTGCA CAATATGGAGAGATTGAGGATTGCCAGATAGAAGACAGCAGTCTGAGTGCCATCATAACCTACAGAACCCGTGCAGAGGCAGAACAG GCAGCGGTCCATGGAATAAGGTTAAATAACCAGGATCTTCGTCTGGCCTGGCATAAACCAACCATTTCCCTCAgcgcagcggacacagaggaGGCCGAGCCGGAGGAAGAAGAG ttCCAGGAGGATTCACTAGTGGACGACGCCCTCCTGcaggatgatgatgaagaggaggaggataaCGAATCTCGCTCATGGCGCAGATGA
- the rbm26 gene encoding RNA-binding protein 26 isoform X2 has protein sequence MIIENLDALKTWLSKTLEPICDADPSALAKYVVALVKKDKSEKELKALCIDQLDVFLQKETQLFVDKLFEAVNTKSYLPQPEQPSSASRTDNHQRAEKDEPKKEEPSRDEERDKKFSRRVNHSPQPSSRYSRDSRRGDERKKDDRSRKREYDRNLPRRDSYRDRYNRRRGRSRSYSRSRSRSWSKDRARDRDRDRERDRDRERDRDRERSRTRSRSRSRTRSRERDPGKSKYEHDRTERQEGGTNESYTTTPLATGPTSTHFPVPALSSTITVIAPTHHGNSTTESWSDFHQDHHGPYGRAAPPPRKRCRDYDEKGFCMRGDMCPFDHGSDPVVVEDVNLPSILPFPAPPLPVVDGPPPPGLPPPPSLLTPPPVNLRPPVPPPGTMPPSLPPVAGPPPPLPALQPSGMDGPPNSITSSVPTIVTSGVRPPLPQPPPHLVTSGGRPLLPQPPPALYTSDSFESDVYNPEAPSMNSRPMYRHRVNVQRPNLIGLTMGEVDMAPREKMLNSSSARIVLESDSRKRGAGPHDGIPSKKPWFDKHNFNKPNHHGYHKKVPFSLPNTKLAIRQIPPELNNISRLNEHFSKFGTIVNLQVAYNNNPEGALIQFASPEEAKRAIQSTEAVLNNRFIKVHWHREDEPPPLPAHSVSPMSVQHPQQPAATTLKQSVKDRLGPLPSGNTEPLPDPSSPSQSSQNAAKSSVKERLGFSKPATSAGKVFSTSTGLTKTFYNPAALKTGQKGAPFGTSISSEDALRKKQEALKLQQDVRKKKQEILEKHIETQKLLISKLEKNKCMKPEDKAQIMQTLTTLTNSISKLQEEIKGISSTNTLQTCIKTKAQAQKELLDTELDLYKKTQAGEDTAQLKLRYTQLQLEAAKRGLLTPGRGRGAHTRGRGALRGRGRGIRGRVRGVPTHAVVDHRPRALEISGFTEADRVDLLPHFAQYGEIEDCQIEDSSLSAIITYRTRAEAEQAAVHGIRLNNQDLRLAWHKPTISLSAADTEEAEPEEEEFQEDSLVDDALLQDDDEEEEDNESRSWRR, from the exons ATGATCATTGAAAACCTCGATGCCTTGAAGACGTGGCTTTCCAAGACCCTCGAACCCAT ATGTGATGCTGACCCATCCGCCCTTGCTAAATATGTGGTTGCATTGGTGAAGAAAGACAAGTCTGAGAAAGAGCTGAAAGCACTATGCATAGACCAGTTGGATGTATTCCTCCAAAAAG AGACCCAGTTGTTTGTGGATAAACTTTTTGAAGCTGTGAACACAAAGAGTTACCTACCTCAGCCTGAGCAGCCCAGCTCCGCCAGCCGAACGGACAACCACCAACGGGCTGAAAAAGACGAGCCGAAGAAAGAGGAG CCCAGCAGAGATGAGGAGCGGGATAAGAAGTTCTCCAGGAGAGTGAACCATAGCCCTCAGCCTAGCTCTCGCTACAGCAGAGACAgcag GAGGGGGGACGAGCGTAAGAAGGATGACCGCTCTAGAAAGAGGGAGTATGACAGGAATCTGCCCCGACGGGACTCGTACCGGGACCGCTACAACCGCCGGCGTGGGCGTAGCCGAAGTTACAGCCGGAGTCGCAGTCGCAGCTGGAGCAAAGACCGTGCGCGCGACCgggacagggacagagagcgCGACCGGGACAGAGAACGGGACAGAGACCGAGAACGGAGTAGGACACGATCACGCAGCAGGTCCAGAACCCGAAGCAGAG AAAGGGATCCTGGGAAGTCCAAGTATGAACACGATCGTACTGAGCGCCAGGAAGGCGGCACCAACGAGAGTTACACGACCACACCCCTTGCCACAGGCCCAACCTCTACACACTTCCCTGTCCCTGCACTCAGCAGCACCATCACAGTCATTGCCCCGACTCATCATGGCAACAGCACCACTGAGAGCTGGTCTGACTTCCATCAGGACCACCACGGACCCTATGGGAGAGCGGCCCCTCCCCCACGCAAACGTTGTCGTGACTATGACG AGAAAGGTTTCTGCATGCGGGGGGACATGTGCCCCTTTGACCACGGCAGTGACCCTGTGGTAGTGGAGGACGTAAACCTGCCTAGCATCCTTCCCTTTCCGGCACCGCCCCTTCCTGTGGTGGACGGCCCACCTCCTCCTGGTCTCCCGCCCCCACCCTCTCTCCTCACGCCCCCACCGGTTAACCTGCGGCCTCCCGTGCCCCCGCCCGGCACCATGCCCCCCAGCCTCCCACCTGTGGCAG gtcctcctcctccactccctGCGCTGCAGCCATCAGGGATGGACGGTCCTCCAAACTCAATCACCAGCTCCGTTCCCACCATAGTCACGTCAGGGGTCCGCCCTCCACTCCCGCAGCCCCCACCACACCTTGTCACATCTGGAGGGCGCCCTCTACTTCCCCAGCCCCCTCCAGCCCTCTACACCTCGG ATTCATTTGAATCGGACGTGTACAACCCAGAGGCTCCCAGTATGAACTCCAGACCCATGTACAGACACCGGGTCAACGTTCAGCGGCCCAATCTCATCGGCCTCACCATGGGGGAGGTGGACATGGCCCCGCGAG AGAAAATGCTGAACAGCAGTAGCGCACGGATTGTTCTGGAATCCGACTCCAGGAAAAGAGGGGCGGGACCACATGATGGTATTCCTTCAAAGAAACCTTGGTTTGATAA ACACAACTTCAACAAACCCAACCATCATGGCTACCATAAGAAAGTGCCGTTCTCTTTGCCAAATACTAAACTGGCCATTCGGCAAATTCCCCCGGAACTCAACAACATCAGCAGACTCAATGAGCACTTCAGCAAGTTTGGCACCATAGTCAACCTCCAG GTTGCCTATAACAACAACCCAGAGGGGGCGCTGATCCAGTTTGCTTCTCCAGAGGAGGCGAAGCGAGCCATTCAGAGCACAGAAGCTGTTCTGAACAACCGCTTCATTAAAGTCCACTGGCACAGGGAGGATGAACCACCACCCTTACCTGCGCATAGTGTTTCACCTATG agtgtgCAGCATCCCCAGCAACCTGCAGCCACCACACTGAAACAGTCCGTGAAGGACAGGCTCGGCCCACTGCCCTCTGGAAATACAGAACCCCTGCCGGACCCCAGCTCACCCTCACAG TCTTCACAGAATGCAGCCAAATCATCTGTGAAGGAACGCCTGGGCTTTTCTAAACCAGCGACCTCTGCAGGAAAG GTCTTCTCCACCTCAACTGGACTTACTAAGACATTCTATAACCCAGCAGCACTGAAGACAGGCCAGAAAGGAGCACCTTTTGGGACATCCATTAGCTCGGAGGATGCACTAAGGAAGAAACAG GAGGCGCTGAAGCTTCAGCAGGATGTGAGGAAGAAGAAGCAGGAGATTCTGGAGAAGCACATTGAGACTCAGAAA ttACTGATCTCCAAGCTGGAGAAGAATAAGTGTATGAAGCCAGAGGATAAAGCCCAGATCATGCAGACGTTGACCACGCTCACAAACAGCATCAGCAAACTACAGGAGGAGATTAAAGGCATCTCCAGCACCAACACATTGCAGACCTGCATCAAAACCAAGGCCCAG GCTCAGAAGGAGCTGCTGGACACTGAGCTGGACCTGTACAAGAAAACGCAGGCTGGAGAGGACACAGCTCAGCTCAAACTCCGATACACCCAGCTGCAGCTCGAG GCGGCCAAAAGGGGTCTCCTCACCCCAGGACGTGGGAGGGGGGCCCACACTAGGGGCAGAGGAGCCCTCAGGGGGCGAGGACGTGGCATTAGGGGCAGAGTGAGGGGGGTGCCCACCCACGCTGTGGTAGACCACCGGCCCAGAGCACTGGAGATCAGCGGTTTTACTGAGGCAGACCGTGTCGACCTGCTGCCACACTTTGCA CAATATGGAGAGATTGAGGATTGCCAGATAGAAGACAGCAGTCTGAGTGCCATCATAACCTACAGAACCCGTGCAGAGGCAGAACAG GCAGCGGTCCATGGAATAAGGTTAAATAACCAGGATCTTCGTCTGGCCTGGCATAAACCAACCATTTCCCTCAgcgcagcggacacagaggaGGCCGAGCCGGAGGAAGAAGAG ttCCAGGAGGATTCACTAGTGGACGACGCCCTCCTGcaggatgatgatgaagaggaggaggataaCGAATCTCGCTCATGGCGCAGATGA